A window of the Hordeum vulgare subsp. vulgare chromosome 5H, MorexV3_pseudomolecules_assembly, whole genome shotgun sequence genome harbors these coding sequences:
- the LOC123398207 gene encoding protein RALF-like 33: MAGVRSLVLLLLVLAVAALSASATSIAGGDHLQLGLFAGPGRGECRGTVAECGGEDAEGELGSASAEAHRRVLQGRGYISYGALRRGTVPCNRRGASYYNCRPGAQANPYHRGCSRITRCRG, translated from the coding sequence ATGGCCGGCGTTAGGAGCCTCGTGCTGCTCCTCCTAGTGCTCGCCGTCGCGGCGCTGTCCGCCTCCGCCACCTCCATCGCCGGCGGGGACCACCTGCAGCTCGGCCTCTTCGCCGGCCCCGGCCGCGGGGAGTGCAGGGGCACCGTGGCCGAGTGCGGCGGGGAGGACGCGGAGGGGGAGCTCGGGTCGGCGTCGGCCGAGGCGCACCGCCGCGTGCTGCAGGGCCGCGGCTACATCAGCTACGGCGCGCTGCGCAGGGGCACCGTCCCATGCAACCGCCGCGGTGCCAGCTACTACAACTGCCGCCCCGGCGCCCAGGCCAACCCCTACCACCGCGGCTGCTCCCGCATCACACGCTGCCGCGGCTAA